DNA sequence from the Spartobacteria bacterium genome:
TTAGCAGAGTGTATATTTCGAGGAACCGGATGCGTTAATTGCGCTCGTCCGGGTCTGTGGGGGAGCCTGTTGGGTAACCGGAGGCTCTACCCGGAAAAACAGACCGTTCGGGATTTTTGTTCCGATCATAATATTACTGAACATTGCTACTATTATTGGCGCAAAAAAATTGCTGACATGGAATCCGAGCAATCAGGTTTCACAGAAATTGTGCACTCGCCGAGTCATGACGTTTTGCTGGAAATTGAAATAGATCGAGTTCGGGTCAGTTTGTATCGCACGGTTAGTACTGCCTATGTGAGCAGTCTCATTAAAGAACTACGGGAGAACTGATCGTGCTTGCGCTTGGAAAAGAAATCGGCTATGCATTAAATCAGGAACAGGCATTGCGCACTTATCTTCAGGACGGACGGCTGAACATTGATAATAATACCGCAGAAAATGCGATTCGTCCGCTGGCACTCGGACGTAAGAACTGGTTGTTTGCCGACAATGAACGAGGCGGCAAGGCCTGCTCCATTGCTTTGAGCCTGCTGCAGAGCGCAAAAGCTTGCGGCCTGAACGAGTATGAATATCTCACAGATATTCTCCGGCGTTACCAGAGCCACTGCGTTTTGAAACTAGAAGAGCTGCTTCCTGCCAACTGGAAGCCTCTGTCAAAGTCATAATGACTGGGTTCGCTGGACGC
Encoded proteins:
- a CDS encoding transposase translates to MLALGKEIGYALNQEQALRTYLQDGRLNIDNNTAENAIRPLALGRKNWLFADNERGGKACSIALSLLQSAKACGLNEYEYLTDILRRYQSHCVLKLEELLPANWKPLSKS